In Amycolatopsis endophytica, the following are encoded in one genomic region:
- a CDS encoding AzlC family ABC transporter permease: protein MRTIYRTLDRDLLRDVALVALADGLVGVSYGAISTGSGFGTWLPVVLSLVVFASAAQFLFVGVVAAGGSPFAAAVAGLLVNSRHLPFGMAVADVLGRRGRVLGSHLMTDENVAFAMAQDTAERRRAAYWACGIAIFVCWNVGVVAGAFAGTVIGDTDAFGLDAAFPAVLLALVLPSLKDRETRNAALAGAAVALVATPFLPAGLPVLLALTGLLVLVVRR, encoded by the coding sequence CTTGTGGCGCTGGCCGACGGCCTCGTCGGCGTCTCCTACGGCGCGATCAGCACCGGTTCCGGCTTCGGCACCTGGCTGCCGGTGGTGCTGTCACTGGTGGTTTTCGCCAGTGCCGCCCAGTTCCTGTTCGTCGGGGTGGTCGCCGCGGGTGGCAGCCCGTTCGCCGCGGCGGTCGCCGGGCTGCTGGTCAACAGCAGGCACCTGCCGTTCGGGATGGCGGTCGCCGACGTCCTCGGCCGCCGGGGGCGCGTCCTCGGCAGTCACCTGATGACCGACGAGAACGTGGCGTTCGCGATGGCGCAGGACACCGCCGAGCGCCGTCGCGCCGCGTACTGGGCCTGCGGGATCGCGATCTTCGTGTGCTGGAACGTCGGCGTCGTGGCCGGCGCGTTCGCCGGCACGGTCATCGGCGACACCGACGCGTTCGGCCTGGACGCCGCCTTCCCGGCCGTGTTGCTCGCGCTCGTGCTGCCGTCGCTGAAGGACCGCGAGACGCGCAACGCGGCACTGGCCGGAGCGGCGGTCGCGCTCGTGGCGACGCCGTTCCTGCCCGCGGGCCTGCCCGTGTTGCTCGCACTGACCGGGCTGCTCGTCCTGGTGGTGCGGCGATGA
- a CDS encoding AzlD domain-containing protein codes for MTGQLLIAIAVLAAGTFAFRFAGPSLRTRMQVPERVRKLSVIGAAVLLSAVVATNALMDGHSFAGYAKPLGVAVAGVLAWRKAPFLVVVVSAALVTALLRLAGLP; via the coding sequence ATGACAGGGCAGCTGCTGATCGCGATCGCGGTCCTGGCCGCAGGCACGTTCGCGTTCCGGTTCGCCGGGCCCTCGTTGCGGACCCGGATGCAGGTGCCGGAGCGGGTGCGGAAGCTCAGCGTGATCGGCGCGGCGGTCCTGCTCAGCGCGGTGGTCGCGACCAACGCGCTGATGGACGGCCACTCCTTCGCCGGGTACGCGAAGCCGCTCGGGGTGGCGGTCGCGGGCGTGCTGGCGTGGCGGAAGGCGCCGTTCCTGGTGGTCGTCGTGTCGGCCGCGCTGGTCACCGCACTGCTGCGGCTGGCGGGCCTGCCCTAA
- a CDS encoding group II truncated hemoglobin, which yields MLTEYIRYRVPAGQGAEFEEAYRRAAVHLAAAPECHDFEMTRCIDEPECYVVRLTWTSADAHLTGFRTGPHFPPFFAEVRGFVDAIEEMRHYEPVDIGSPVPSLYEWAGGADALEKLFHTFYQRVPEDELLAPLFAGMDPEHARHVAVWVGEVFGGPKTYSEKRGGHRHMVSKHLGRAITEQQRRRWVTLLQETADDVGLPADPEFRSAFVAYLEWGTRLAVLFSRPGAEPAADEPMPVWGWGSVRPWQG from the coding sequence GTGCTCACCGAATACATCCGGTACCGGGTTCCCGCCGGGCAGGGCGCGGAGTTCGAGGAGGCGTACCGGCGCGCGGCCGTGCACCTCGCGGCGGCTCCCGAATGCCACGACTTCGAGATGACCCGCTGCATCGACGAACCCGAATGCTACGTCGTCCGGCTGACCTGGACCTCCGCCGACGCGCATCTGACCGGCTTCCGCACGGGGCCGCACTTCCCGCCGTTCTTCGCGGAGGTCCGCGGGTTCGTCGACGCCATCGAGGAGATGCGCCACTACGAGCCGGTCGACATCGGCAGTCCGGTGCCGAGCCTGTACGAGTGGGCCGGCGGCGCCGACGCGCTGGAGAAGCTGTTCCACACCTTCTACCAGCGGGTTCCCGAGGACGAGCTGCTGGCGCCGCTGTTCGCGGGCATGGATCCCGAGCACGCGCGGCACGTCGCGGTGTGGGTCGGCGAAGTGTTCGGGGGCCCGAAGACCTACAGCGAGAAGCGCGGCGGCCACCGCCACATGGTGTCGAAGCACCTCGGCAGGGCGATCACCGAGCAGCAGCGCCGCCGCTGGGTCACGCTGCTGCAGGAAACCGCCGACGACGTCGGCCTGCCCGCGGATCCGGAGTTCCGCTCGGCGTTCGTCGCCTACCTGGAGTGGGGCACGCGGCTGGCGGTGCTCTTCTCGCGGCCGGGCGCGGAGCCCGCCGCGGACGAGCCGATGCCGGTGTGGGGCTGGGGTTCGGTGCGCCCCTGGCAGGGTTAG
- a CDS encoding winged helix-turn-helix transcriptional regulator has translation MSVRRTRYHCPVELAVDVIGGKWAVVILAHLKESEHRYGELRRRLPGISEKMLTTRLRELEAAGLVERIAAEGKVPAVTYRLAPEGRELAPALQILYDWGERRAKREGVPIEPV, from the coding sequence GTGAGCGTACGCAGAACCCGCTACCACTGCCCGGTCGAGCTGGCGGTCGACGTGATCGGCGGCAAGTGGGCGGTGGTGATCCTGGCCCATCTGAAGGAAAGCGAGCACCGGTACGGCGAACTGCGCCGCCGCCTGCCCGGTATCAGCGAGAAGATGCTGACCACGCGGCTGCGCGAGCTGGAGGCCGCCGGGCTGGTCGAGCGGATCGCGGCGGAGGGAAAGGTGCCGGCGGTGACCTACCGGCTGGCGCCGGAGGGCCGGGAGCTGGCACCGGCTCTGCAGATCCTCTACGACTGGGGCGAGCGGCGCGCGAAGCGTGAGGGGGTGCCGATCGAACCGGTTTAG
- a CDS encoding LysR family transcriptional regulator, with protein sequence MLNPVWLRTFLTVAETRSFTRAGQRLGLRQSTVSQHVRKLEEATSQQLLSRDTHSVELTPDGEAMIGFASTILEDIERALAYFTGPELRGRVRFGASEDFVVGPLPEILREFRRLHPLVDLELTVDLSGVLHEKLRAGELDLVLGKRRAGDETGSPLWTDPLVWVGREGFTVDDGPVPLIAYPPPSITRARALESLHDNGKPWRVVCTSGSLNGLRAAALAGLGVVVFARSLIPAGLAELPPGHGLPDPGEVQFLLTTRSTTPRGPTAALSDAIRAEASRLHG encoded by the coding sequence GTGCTGAATCCCGTATGGCTGCGGACGTTCCTCACCGTCGCCGAGACGCGCAGTTTCACCCGCGCCGGGCAGCGGCTCGGGTTGCGGCAGTCGACGGTCAGCCAGCACGTCCGCAAACTGGAAGAGGCCACGTCGCAGCAGTTGTTGTCGCGCGACACGCACTCGGTCGAGCTGACGCCGGACGGCGAGGCGATGATCGGTTTCGCGTCCACGATCCTGGAGGACATCGAACGCGCGCTGGCGTACTTCACAGGGCCGGAGCTGCGGGGCCGGGTGCGGTTCGGCGCGTCGGAGGACTTCGTGGTGGGCCCGTTGCCGGAGATCCTGCGTGAGTTCCGCCGCCTGCACCCGCTGGTCGATCTGGAGCTGACGGTCGACCTTTCCGGTGTGCTGCACGAGAAACTGCGCGCGGGTGAGCTGGACCTGGTGCTGGGCAAGCGCCGCGCGGGCGACGAAACGGGCAGTCCGCTGTGGACTGACCCGCTGGTGTGGGTGGGCCGCGAAGGGTTCACCGTGGACGACGGCCCGGTGCCGCTGATCGCCTACCCGCCGCCGAGCATCACCCGTGCCCGTGCGCTGGAATCGTTGCACGACAACGGGAAACCGTGGCGGGTGGTGTGCACGAGCGGCAGCCTCAACGGCCTGCGCGCCGCGGCGCTGGCCGGGCTGGGTGTCGTGGTGTTCGCGCGGAGCCTGATCCCGGCCGGCCTGGCAGAACTCCCGCCCGGTCACGGCCTGCCCGATCCCGGCGAGGTGCAGTTCCTGCTGACCACCCGCTCGACGACGCCCAGGGGCCCGACGGCGGCCCTGTCGGACGCGATCCGCGCCGAGGCCAGCCGGTTGCACGGCTAA
- a CDS encoding bile acid:sodium symporter family protein encodes MMSPFALLAKLRIDPFIVGILAAVGVACLVPARGQGAEIASWVTTIGVGALFFLYGARLSTAEAVAGLKHWRLHVVILLATFVLFPLLGLASKLLVPSVLTPALAAGVIFLCTLPSTVNSSIAFTSIAKGNVAAAICAASFSSLLGIVITPLLVGLLLRTTGHGFSLDAVTSIVLQLLVPFVAGQIARRWIGGFITRHKKILGRADRTVILAVVYTAFSEGVVAGIWHQLTPLALGGLVVVNLALFYVVFWILKLGTRKLGFDRADRVAIIFAGSKKSLASGLPMAAVLFPAQTVGLIVLPLMLFHQAQLMICAVLARRWGARAEVAQPARVG; translated from the coding sequence GTGATGAGTCCCTTCGCGCTGCTGGCCAAGCTCAGGATCGACCCGTTCATCGTCGGCATCCTCGCCGCGGTCGGGGTCGCCTGCCTGGTCCCGGCCCGCGGTCAGGGTGCCGAGATCGCCTCCTGGGTGACCACGATCGGCGTCGGCGCGCTGTTCTTCCTCTACGGCGCGCGGCTGTCCACGGCCGAGGCGGTGGCCGGGCTCAAGCACTGGCGGCTGCACGTGGTGATCCTGCTCGCCACCTTCGTGCTGTTCCCGCTGCTCGGGCTCGCCTCGAAACTGCTGGTGCCGTCCGTGCTCACCCCGGCGCTGGCCGCAGGCGTCATCTTCCTGTGCACGCTGCCCTCGACGGTCAACTCGTCGATCGCGTTCACCTCGATCGCCAAGGGCAACGTGGCCGCCGCGATCTGCGCCGCGTCCTTCTCCAGCCTGCTGGGCATCGTGATCACGCCGCTGCTGGTCGGGCTGCTGCTGCGGACCACCGGGCACGGGTTCTCACTCGACGCGGTCACCTCGATCGTGCTGCAGCTGCTGGTGCCGTTCGTCGCGGGCCAGATCGCGCGGCGCTGGATCGGCGGGTTCATCACGCGCCACAAGAAGATCCTCGGCCGTGCCGACCGCACCGTGATCCTGGCCGTCGTCTACACGGCCTTCAGCGAGGGCGTCGTCGCCGGCATCTGGCACCAGCTGACCCCGCTCGCGCTCGGCGGTCTCGTCGTGGTCAACCTCGCGCTGTTCTACGTGGTGTTCTGGATCCTCAAACTCGGCACGCGCAAACTGGGCTTCGACCGCGCGGACCGCGTCGCGATCATCTTCGCCGGGTCCAAGAAGAGCCTGGCCAGCGGTCTGCCGATGGCCGCGGTGCTGTTCCCGGCCCAGACGGTCGGCCTGATCGTGCTGCCGCTGATGCTGTTCCACCAGGCCCAGCTCATGATCTGCGCCGTGCTCGCCCGGCGGTGGGGTGCACGGGCGGAGGTGGCCCAGCCCGCGCGCGTCGGATAG
- a CDS encoding methylenetetrahydrofolate reductase, translated as MTSVIERLRGETTAFSIEFFPPRDTADEAVLWRSVRELEPLDPAYMSITYGAGGSSRDGTIRNIARVATETTLTPMAHLTAVDHSVAELRNVIGWYAAVGVRNILALRGDPPGDPYGDWVPHPQGLRYAEELVSLVRSLGDFCVGVSAFPYGHPRSPDLDSDTKYLVRKFNAGADFGIAQLFFQPEDFLRLRDRVAAAGCDALVIPGVMPLTTPRTLHTTIRLSGAEAPQGLLDRLEPLAGDPKAFRAEGLDVVTELCERLIAEGVPDLHFYTFNRSKATREVVRRLGLVPARA; from the coding sequence ATGACGTCGGTGATCGAGCGCCTGCGAGGGGAGACCACGGCGTTCTCCATTGAGTTCTTCCCGCCCCGCGACACCGCCGACGAAGCGGTGCTGTGGCGGTCGGTGCGGGAACTGGAGCCGTTGGACCCCGCGTACATGTCGATCACCTACGGCGCGGGCGGATCGAGCCGGGACGGCACGATCCGCAATATCGCGCGGGTGGCCACCGAGACGACGCTGACGCCGATGGCGCACCTCACCGCGGTCGACCACTCCGTCGCCGAGCTGCGCAACGTCATCGGCTGGTACGCCGCGGTCGGCGTGCGCAACATCCTCGCGCTGCGCGGCGACCCGCCGGGCGACCCGTACGGCGACTGGGTGCCGCACCCGCAGGGCCTGCGCTACGCCGAGGAACTGGTGTCGCTGGTCCGTTCGCTCGGCGACTTCTGCGTCGGCGTGTCCGCGTTCCCCTACGGCCACCCGCGCTCGCCGGACCTGGACAGCGACACGAAGTACCTGGTGCGCAAGTTCAACGCCGGAGCGGACTTCGGCATCGCGCAACTGTTCTTCCAGCCCGAGGACTTCCTCCGGCTGCGTGACCGGGTCGCCGCGGCGGGCTGCGACGCGCTGGTCATCCCCGGCGTGATGCCGCTGACCACGCCCCGCACCCTGCACACCACGATCCGGCTGTCCGGGGCCGAGGCCCCGCAGGGGTTGCTGGACCGGCTGGAGCCGCTGGCAGGCGATCCCAAGGCGTTCCGCGCCGAGGGCCTGGACGTGGTCACCGAACTGTGTGAGCGGCTCATCGCCGAAGGTGTACCGGACCTGCACTTCTACACGTTCAACCGATCCAAGGCCACGCGCGAGGTGGTCCGCAGGCTCGGTCTGGTGCCCGCGCGCGCGTAA
- a CDS encoding DUF885 domain-containing protein yields the protein MGVHQICDQFVEDFAAAHPVAATEMGIPGYEDQLTDYSPEGHAARAAIARRALDAVAAAEPADAGERAAKAVFTERTGLDLELHEAGQDVAAFNVIAGPVQDLRMVFDLMPTDTPEDWANIAKRLAKVPDAVDGIRASLLAAVEAGNAPALRQVTKVAGQAETWAGLSGETGYFENLVSGAPEGAPRGDLDRGARAAQESYAELAGFLRAELAPKARAKDAVGEDVYRLWSRYFIGAKLDPRESYEWGWAEFLRLEAEMKAVAERIAPGGTLADAAAALDANPRYRVQGRDAFQRWMQELSDTALADLRGRHFDIPDALMALDCRIAPPGGGAGAYYTGPNEDFTRPGTMWFSLPPGRDEFSTWREVSTVYHEGVPGHHLQIATAVYQSSLNRYQRLLAFTSGHGEGWALYAERLMQDLGYLADDGDLLGMLSEQLFRAARVVVDFGMHLELEIPSGTGFHEGERWTPDLGLEFMLTRTITDEPLVRDEIDRYLGWPGQAPAYKLGERLWIEAREDARKRQGDAFDLKDFHTRALRLGGMGLDTLREQLTELD from the coding sequence ATGGGCGTGCACCAGATCTGTGACCAGTTCGTCGAGGACTTCGCCGCCGCGCACCCGGTCGCCGCGACCGAGATGGGCATTCCGGGGTACGAGGACCAGCTGACCGACTATTCGCCGGAGGGTCACGCCGCGCGTGCCGCGATCGCCCGGCGCGCGCTGGACGCGGTCGCCGCGGCGGAGCCTGCCGACGCCGGTGAGCGCGCCGCGAAGGCCGTGTTCACCGAGCGGACCGGTCTGGACCTGGAACTCCACGAGGCCGGCCAGGACGTGGCGGCGTTCAACGTCATCGCGGGCCCGGTGCAGGACCTGCGCATGGTGTTCGACCTGATGCCCACGGACACGCCGGAAGACTGGGCGAACATCGCGAAGCGCCTGGCCAAGGTGCCGGACGCGGTCGACGGTATCCGCGCCTCGCTGCTGGCCGCGGTCGAGGCGGGCAACGCACCGGCGCTGCGGCAGGTGACGAAGGTCGCGGGGCAGGCGGAGACGTGGGCCGGGCTTTCCGGGGAGACGGGCTACTTCGAGAACCTGGTCTCGGGCGCGCCGGAGGGGGCCCCGCGCGGGGACCTCGACCGCGGCGCCCGCGCGGCCCAGGAGTCCTACGCCGAGCTGGCCGGGTTCCTCCGCGCCGAGCTGGCGCCGAAGGCCCGTGCCAAGGACGCCGTCGGCGAGGACGTCTACCGGCTCTGGTCGCGGTACTTCATCGGCGCGAAGCTCGACCCGCGCGAGTCCTACGAATGGGGCTGGGCCGAGTTCCTGCGGCTGGAGGCGGAGATGAAGGCCGTCGCCGAGCGCATCGCGCCGGGCGGCACTCTCGCCGACGCGGCCGCGGCACTCGACGCGAACCCGCGATACCGCGTGCAGGGCCGCGACGCGTTCCAGCGGTGGATGCAGGAACTGTCCGACACCGCGCTGGCCGACCTGCGCGGCAGGCACTTCGACATCCCCGACGCACTGATGGCGCTGGACTGCCGGATCGCGCCCCCGGGCGGCGGCGCGGGTGCCTACTACACCGGCCCGAACGAGGACTTCACCCGCCCCGGCACGATGTGGTTCTCGCTGCCGCCGGGCCGTGACGAGTTCTCCACGTGGCGCGAGGTCAGCACCGTCTACCACGAGGGTGTGCCAGGGCACCACCTGCAGATCGCGACGGCGGTGTACCAGAGTTCGCTCAACCGGTACCAGCGGCTGCTGGCGTTCACGTCCGGTCACGGCGAGGGCTGGGCCCTCTACGCCGAACGGCTGATGCAGGACCTGGGCTATCTCGCCGACGACGGTGACCTGCTCGGCATGCTGTCCGAGCAGCTGTTCCGCGCCGCGCGGGTGGTGGTGGACTTCGGTATGCACCTGGAGCTGGAAATCCCGTCCGGCACCGGATTCCACGAGGGCGAGCGGTGGACCCCCGACCTCGGCCTGGAGTTCATGCTGACCCGCACCATCACCGACGAGCCACTGGTGCGCGACGAGATCGACCGCTACCTCGGCTGGCCCGGGCAGGCCCCGGCGTACAAGCTGGGGGAGCGCCTGTGGATCGAGGCGCGCGAGGACGCCCGCAAGCGCCAGGGCGACGCCTTCGACCTCAAGGACTTCCACACCCGCGCCCTGCGCCTCGGCGGCATGGGCCTGGACACGCTGCGCGAGCAGCTCACCGAGCTCGACTGA
- a CDS encoding DMT family transporter — MSVSLGASRRVRSSFTLLLAGVLWGTGGLSGSLLGSRGGLHPISVAAYRLLLGGAAVVLFVWLSGGLRRMIWTKPVMCRIVAAGGLLGSFQAAYFAAVGLTSVGTATMVTIGSVPVFVTAATAVRTRRMPSRVTLVSVVLAVAGLVLLSAAPGGGGGQLFGGVAFALAAGAGFATLTLMMRRPVEGLDYQRTTAFGLLTGGVVLLPAGLVLGMALPPRLDVLAVALYFGVVPTGLGYAAYFRVLRVTHPVIAALATLLEPLTAALLSAVLFHEGLGVQGWCGAALLAAGLLVGYSRT; from the coding sequence ATGTCTGTTTCCCTCGGCGCGTCGAGGCGCGTCCGATCGTCGTTCACCTTGTTGCTGGCCGGGGTCCTCTGGGGCACCGGCGGCCTGTCCGGTTCCCTGCTCGGCAGCCGCGGCGGTCTGCACCCGATTTCCGTTGCCGCGTACCGGTTGTTGCTCGGTGGTGCCGCGGTCGTGCTGTTCGTGTGGTTGTCCGGCGGCCTCCGCCGCATGATCTGGACCAAACCGGTGATGTGCCGGATCGTGGCGGCGGGTGGGCTGCTCGGCTCGTTCCAGGCCGCGTACTTCGCCGCGGTCGGGCTGACCTCGGTCGGCACCGCGACCATGGTGACCATCGGCAGCGTGCCGGTGTTCGTCACCGCCGCCACTGCCGTCCGGACGCGACGGATGCCCTCGCGGGTCACCCTGGTGTCGGTCGTCCTGGCGGTGGCCGGTCTGGTGCTGCTGTCCGCCGCACCGGGCGGCGGTGGCGGGCAGCTGTTCGGCGGGGTCGCCTTCGCCCTGGCCGCCGGCGCCGGGTTCGCCACGCTGACGCTGATGATGCGCCGTCCCGTCGAGGGTCTGGATTACCAGCGCACGACCGCGTTCGGCCTGCTCACCGGCGGTGTCGTGCTGCTGCCTGCCGGGCTGGTCCTCGGGATGGCGCTGCCGCCGCGGCTCGACGTCCTCGCGGTCGCGCTCTACTTCGGTGTCGTCCCGACGGGGCTCGGCTACGCGGCCTACTTCCGCGTGCTGAGGGTCACCCACCCGGTGATCGCGGCGCTGGCGACCCTGCTGGAACCACTCACCGCCGCGCTCCTGTCCGCCGTCCTCTTCCACGAGGGGCTCGGCGTGCAGGGGTGGTGCGGCGCCGCGCTGCTGGCCGCCGGGCTGCTGGTGGGCTACTCGCGGACCTGA
- a CDS encoding GNAT family N-acetyltransferase has product MTTALHYARLSPDDFRTRLREALAIYVDAMRYPPGTAEQRAPMWLTHALREGWRCIAALDAEGTMLGVAYGYRGAPGQWWHEQVRRGLASSGGEQLAQEWLTDYFELTEIHVRPASQARGIGEDLLRRLLDGVPNRRVLLSTPEGPSRAWKLYRRVGFVDALRDYHFAGDPRPFAILGRTLPLEPQVRE; this is encoded by the coding sequence GTGACCACCGCCCTGCACTACGCGCGGCTGTCCCCCGACGATTTCCGCACCCGGTTGCGGGAAGCGCTCGCGATCTACGTCGACGCGATGCGCTACCCACCGGGTACCGCGGAACAACGCGCGCCGATGTGGCTCACCCATGCGCTGCGGGAGGGCTGGCGCTGCATCGCGGCGCTGGACGCCGAGGGCACGATGCTCGGCGTCGCGTACGGCTATCGGGGCGCGCCCGGCCAGTGGTGGCACGAGCAGGTGCGGCGCGGGCTGGCGTCCTCCGGTGGCGAACAGCTCGCGCAGGAGTGGCTCACCGACTACTTCGAACTGACCGAGATCCACGTCCGCCCCGCGAGCCAGGCCCGCGGGATCGGCGAGGACCTGCTGCGCCGCCTGCTCGATGGCGTGCCCAACCGGCGCGTGCTGTTGTCGACGCCGGAGGGGCCGAGCCGGGCGTGGAAGCTGTACCGGCGCGTGGGGTTCGTCGACGCGCTGCGCGACTACCACTTCGCCGGTGACCCGCGCCCGTTCGCGATCCTCGGCCGCACCCTGCCCCTGGAGCCTCAGGTCCGCGAGTAG
- a CDS encoding YbaK/EbsC family protein gives MSSLDHPAVAKVAAALAEAGRHEAAAGIRILPGEARTAALAAEALGVEVGAIANSLVFRAVFADRIAPLLALTSGAHRASTDTLAALVGAESVEKADPAFVREHTGQAIGGVAPLGHPEPVLTLVDTALRAHDTVWAAAGHAKSVFPTTFADLVAVTGGKPADVAS, from the coding sequence ATGAGCAGCCTGGACCATCCGGCGGTGGCCAAGGTCGCTGCCGCGCTCGCCGAGGCGGGCCGCCACGAAGCCGCTGCCGGCATCCGCATCCTGCCGGGCGAGGCACGCACCGCCGCGCTGGCCGCCGAAGCGCTCGGCGTCGAGGTGGGCGCGATCGCCAACAGCCTCGTCTTCCGCGCGGTCTTCGCCGACCGGATCGCGCCGCTGCTGGCACTGACCTCGGGCGCGCACCGGGCCAGCACGGACACGCTCGCGGCACTCGTCGGCGCGGAGTCGGTCGAGAAGGCCGACCCGGCGTTCGTGCGGGAGCACACCGGCCAGGCCATCGGCGGTGTCGCCCCGCTCGGGCACCCGGAGCCGGTGCTCACCCTCGTCGACACCGCGCTGCGCGCCCACGACACGGTGTGGGCAGCGGCCGGGCACGCCAAGTCGGTCTTCCCGACCACGTTCGCCGACCTCGTCGCCGTCACCGGCGGCAAACCCGCGGACGTGGCGTCGTGA
- a CDS encoding DUF5134 domain-containing protein has protein sequence MFASPAWLGWSLAALFVVLAVYSLWLALTSGTRCADGVTGDRSSGLAHAVMSVGMAVMFAPWGSAVPALVWNTVFVAMAAWFAAALFRAAPGEPRWRSAATHHVLGAVAMLAMVSAMSGAPAAGGDHAGHAGHSAASGGFLLPVLLTGLVVYFAADFGLSGWRAVRGGPGGRASGAARAVMGAGMAAMLVPML, from the coding sequence ATGTTCGCCTCGCCCGCCTGGCTCGGCTGGTCGCTCGCCGCCCTGTTCGTGGTGCTCGCGGTCTACTCGCTGTGGCTGGCGCTGACGTCCGGCACGAGGTGCGCCGACGGCGTGACCGGCGACCGGTCCTCCGGTCTGGCGCACGCCGTGATGTCCGTGGGCATGGCCGTGATGTTCGCGCCCTGGGGCTCCGCCGTGCCCGCGCTGGTGTGGAACACGGTGTTCGTGGCGATGGCCGCCTGGTTCGCGGCGGCCCTGTTCCGCGCCGCGCCCGGTGAGCCGCGGTGGCGCTCGGCCGCGACGCACCACGTGCTGGGCGCGGTCGCGATGCTCGCGATGGTCAGCGCGATGAGCGGCGCCCCGGCGGCGGGTGGCGACCACGCCGGTCACGCCGGCCACTCCGCGGCTTCGGGCGGGTTCCTCCTGCCCGTCCTGCTGACCGGTCTGGTGGTCTACTTCGCGGCCGACTTCGGCCTGTCCGGCTGGCGCGCGGTGCGTGGCGGCCCCGGCGGGCGTGCCTCCGGCGCCGCACGCGCCGTGATGGGTGCCGGTATGGCGGCGATGCTGGTCCCGATGCTCTAG
- a CDS encoding SAV_6107 family HEPN domain-containing protein: MSIAVASRAEEQQPSLPFPVRPPAAPAATALLADARRGIAEARHAAQPAPRFIAAYLAALRAGAAVLAASGRPHRGRARPASVWVLLEAAAPELSEWTAYFAAHSAARAAAQAGNTRRVTAARADELLSQSALFVELARDFVHGRPSGQPSRVRQCDAPPTLGKAPRR, from the coding sequence ATGTCCATTGCCGTCGCGTCCCGCGCCGAGGAGCAGCAGCCCTCGCTGCCGTTCCCGGTCCGTCCTCCGGCGGCGCCCGCCGCCACGGCCCTGCTCGCCGACGCCAGGCGGGGCATCGCCGAAGCCCGGCACGCGGCCCAGCCCGCGCCCAGGTTCATCGCGGCCTACCTGGCGGCGCTCCGCGCGGGTGCCGCGGTGCTCGCCGCCAGCGGTCGCCCGCACCGCGGCCGGGCCCGTCCGGCCAGCGTGTGGGTGCTGCTCGAAGCGGCGGCGCCCGAGCTGAGCGAGTGGACGGCCTACTTCGCCGCGCACTCGGCCGCGCGGGCCGCGGCCCAGGCAGGCAACACCCGCCGCGTCACCGCGGCCAGGGCCGACGAGCTGCTGAGCCAGTCCGCGCTGTTCGTCGAGCTCGCGCGTGACTTCGTCCACGGCCGCCCGTCCGGGCAGCCGAGCCGGGTGCGGCAGTGCGACGCGCCGCCGACCCTGGGGAAGGCGCCACGAAGGTAA
- a CDS encoding maleylpyruvate isomerase N-terminal domain-containing protein — MAGQALIDHGRLLDVLGIEVELMMSTALSAPADTPVPTTPGLTIGEVIRHVGGVYRVATGWMTEGHRPRGWQENPAPGQSGEEYLREGLASLHRELTSHDPAEYAAGWWPADRTYGFWCRRMAHETTVHRIDLQNAANRIVDEVAEDVALDGIDEILALWFAQRLPMLGLSGTSTGTVGIRTGGHNWIARAGPGETIAWHCSAEEAGRADGLVTGSPMAVYEWLWGRRGHDAVTWQHSDDAIGQFWALLRLATR, encoded by the coding sequence ATGGCCGGGCAAGCACTCATCGACCACGGGCGCCTGCTGGACGTGCTGGGCATCGAGGTCGAGCTGATGATGTCGACCGCGCTGTCGGCGCCGGCGGACACCCCGGTGCCGACCACGCCCGGTCTCACGATCGGCGAGGTCATCCGCCATGTCGGCGGCGTCTACCGGGTCGCCACGGGCTGGATGACCGAGGGGCACCGGCCCCGGGGCTGGCAGGAGAACCCGGCGCCCGGCCAGAGCGGCGAGGAGTACCTGCGGGAGGGGCTGGCGTCGCTGCACCGCGAACTGACCTCGCACGATCCGGCCGAGTACGCGGCGGGCTGGTGGCCCGCGGACCGCACCTACGGGTTCTGGTGCCGCCGCATGGCGCACGAGACCACCGTGCACCGGATCGACCTCCAGAACGCGGCGAACCGGATCGTCGACGAGGTCGCCGAGGACGTCGCGCTCGACGGCATCGACGAGATCCTGGCGCTGTGGTTCGCCCAGCGGCTGCCGATGCTCGGGCTGTCCGGCACGTCGACGGGCACCGTGGGCATCCGCACTGGTGGGCACAACTGGATCGCCAGGGCCGGTCCCGGCGAGACCATCGCCTGGCACTGCTCGGCGGAGGAGGCCGGCCGGGCCGACGGCCTGGTCACCGGATCGCCGATGGCGGTCTACGAGTGGCTGTGGGGCCGCCGCGGGCACGACGCCGTGACCTGGCAGCACAGCGACGACGCGATCGGCCAGTTCTGGGCTCTGCTGCGACTGGCGACGAGATAA